The Rattus rattus isolate New Zealand chromosome 1, Rrattus_CSIRO_v1, whole genome shotgun sequence genome includes a region encoding these proteins:
- the LOC116890236 gene encoding olfactory receptor 8S1-like: MAMRNRSTVPEFFLLGLSADTQIQILLFVLFLVIYLLTLVGNLLLLLVVKVDRHLHTPMYFFLGQLSFLDLCHSSVTVPKLLENLLSVKKTISVEGCLAQVFFVFATGGTESCLLAVMAYDRYVAISSPLLYGQVMSRQLCAGLVWGSWSLAFLDAFVNILVALNLDFCEAQNIHHFVCELPSLYPLSCSDVSESFTTLLCSSVIHFFGNFLLILLSYGRILRTILGISSASGRSKAFSTCSSHLTAVSFFYGSGLLRYLMPNSGSTQELIFSLQYSVITPMLNPLIYSLKNKEVKAAVRRMVRKYVQCLK, translated from the coding sequence ATGGCAATGAGGAACCGCAGCACGGTCCCCGAGTTCTTCCTGCTCGGGCTGTCCGCCGACACCCAAATCCAGATTCTTCTCTTCGTGCTTTTCCTGGTGATTTATCTCCTGACCCTCGTGGGgaacctgctgctgctgctggtggtcaaGGTGGACCGccacctccacacacccatgtacttcttcctgggACAGCTGTCCTTCCTAGACCTCTGCCACTCCTCCGTCACGGTGCCCAAGCTGTTGGAGAACCTCCTGTCTGTGAAGAAAACCATCTCAGTGGAGGGCTGTCTGGCTCAGGTCTTCTTTGTGTTCGCCACCGGAGGCACTGAGTCCTGCCTGCTAGCcgtgatggcctatgaccgctacgTGGCCATCAGCTCTCCTCTGCTCTATGGCCAAGTGATGAGCAGGCAGCTGTGTGCGGGGCTGGTGTGGGGCTCGTGGAGCCTGGCTTTCCTGGATGCCTTCGTCAATATCCTTGTCGCTCTGAATTTAGATTTCTGTGAGGCTCAGAATATCCACCACTTCGTCTGTGAGCTGCCCTCTCTCTATCCCTTGTCTTGCTCTGATGTGTCTGAAAGCTTCACCACCCTGCTCTGCTCCAGCGTCATCCACTTCTTTGGGAACTTCCTCCTGATACTCTTGTCTTACGGTCGCATCTTGCGGACCATCCTGGGCATCAGCTCCGCCTCAGGGAGAAGCAAGGCCTTTTCCACCTGCTCGTCCCACCTCACCGCAGTGAGCTTCTTCTACGGCTCAGGGTTACTCCGTTACCTCATGCCAAATTCCGGGTCAACTCAAGAGCTGATCTTCTCTCTGCAGTACAGCGTCATCACGCCCATGCTGAACCCCCTCATCTACAGCCTGAAGAACAAGGAGGTGAAGGCCGCCGTGAGAAGAATGGTCAGAAAATATGTGCAGTGTCTCAAATAA